In one window of Janthinobacterium sp. 1_2014MBL_MicDiv DNA:
- the upp gene encoding uracil phosphoribosyltransferase, giving the protein MKQDPRFPNLFITDHPLIQHKLSHMREHDTSTRTFRELLKEITLLMGYEITRDLPLTTREIKTPLVTIDAPVIAGKKLAIVPILRAGIGMSDGLLNLVPSARVGHIGVYRDPATHMPVEYLVRLPDLNERTFILCDPMVATGNSAVYAVDVLKKRGVTDEQIIFLALVAAPEGVTVFQNAHPNVKMFCAALDSHLDDHAYIVPGLGDAGDRIFGTK; this is encoded by the coding sequence ATGAAACAAGATCCACGCTTCCCCAATCTGTTCATTACCGACCATCCCTTGATCCAGCACAAACTGAGCCACATGCGCGAGCACGACACGTCGACGCGCACCTTCCGCGAATTGCTCAAGGAAATCACCTTGCTGATGGGTTATGAAATCACGCGCGACTTGCCGCTGACGACGCGCGAAATCAAGACGCCGCTGGTGACCATCGACGCGCCCGTCATTGCGGGCAAGAAACTGGCCATCGTGCCCATCCTGCGCGCCGGCATCGGCATGAGCGATGGCCTGCTGAACCTGGTGCCGTCGGCGCGCGTGGGCCACATCGGCGTGTACCGCGACCCGGCCACCCACATGCCCGTGGAATACCTGGTGCGCCTGCCGGACTTGAACGAGCGCACCTTCATCCTGTGCGATCCGATGGTGGCGACCGGCAATTCGGCCGTGTACGCCGTCGACGTGCTGAAGAAACGCGGCGTGACCGACGAGCAGATCATCTTCCTGGCGCTGGTGGCCGCACCGGAAGGCGTCACCGTGTTCCAGAACGCGCACCCGAACGTCAAGATGTTCTGCGCCGCGCTCGATTCGCACCTCGACGACCACGCCTACATCGTGCCGGGCCTGGGCGACGCCGGCGACCGTATCTTCGGTACCAAGTAA
- a CDS encoding Hpt domain-containing protein, with product MATLIDPDFRARLRALNDKYAAGVPALMQTIAQAQARCDGEGPRLEPLTELHRALHAVAGSAATFGFAALGQECRRIEQLVRVLLNEPGPVLTEWPVLSAQVGALLRWAERDAAATHFTA from the coding sequence ATGGCAACCTTGATCGACCCGGATTTTCGCGCTCGTTTGCGCGCCTTGAACGACAAATATGCGGCTGGCGTGCCAGCCCTGATGCAAACGATTGCCCAAGCGCAAGCACGTTGCGATGGCGAGGGGCCGCGCCTGGAGCCGCTGACGGAGCTGCACCGTGCGCTGCACGCGGTGGCCGGCTCGGCCGCCACCTTTGGTTTCGCCGCGCTGGGCCAGGAATGCAGGCGCATCGAGCAGCTGGTGCGCGTGCTGCTCAACGAGCCGGGGCCGGTGCTGACCGAGTGGCCGGTGCTGAGCGCGCAGGTGGGGGCGCTATTGCGCTGGGCGGAGCGCGATGCGGCCGCCACCCACTTCACTGCCTGA
- a CDS encoding cold-shock protein, translating into MATGIVKWFNDSKGFGFITPDEGGEDLFAHFSAIQSNGFKSLQENQRVSFEVTAGPKGKQASNIQPI; encoded by the coding sequence ATGGCAACTGGCATCGTAAAATGGTTCAATGATTCGAAGGGTTTCGGCTTTATTACCCCTGACGAAGGCGGCGAAGATCTGTTCGCTCACTTCTCGGCTATCCAGTCGAACGGCTTCAAGTCCCTGCAAGAGAACCAACGCGTTTCTTTTGAAGTGACCGCTGGCCCTAAAGGCAAGCAAGCTTCGAACATTCAGCCAATCTAA